In one Ochotona princeps isolate mOchPri1 chromosome 16, mOchPri1.hap1, whole genome shotgun sequence genomic region, the following are encoded:
- the LOC105942487 gene encoding very-long-chain 3-oxoacyl-CoA reductase-B-like, whose amino-acid sequence MTDLVNCNIMSVVQMTRVVLPSMVTRRRGVIINVSSMTSLWSVPFLNMYAASKAFVRSFSNALATEYRPYGITVQTVSPAIVSTNMANNLPPGPLIMRSEDFAREALDTLGLSSDVSGCLSHALQVCLMPFLMPQWLLHTQWGSRLVKQNLNKLKEDNK is encoded by the exons ATGACAGACCTGGTGAACTGCAACATCATGTCAGTGGTCCAG ATGACCCGCGTCGTCCTGCCCAGCATGGTCACCAG GCGCAGAGGCGTCATCATCAACGTCTCCTCGATGACCAGCTTATGGAGTGTCCCATTCTTGAACATGTATGCTGCGTCCAAG GCCTTCGTGCGAAGCTTCTCCAACGCCTTGGCCACAGAGTACCGCCCCTATGGCATCACCGTGCAG ACCGTGAGTCCCGCTATTGTCTCCACAAACATGGCCAATAACCTCCCACCTGGGCCTCTGATCATGCGGTCTGAAGACTTTGCCCGGGAGGCGCTGGACACCCTGGGCCTGTCGTCTGACGTCTCTGGCTGCCTGAGCCATGCCTTGCAG GTTTGCCTGATGCCTTTCCTCATGCCCCAGTGGCTTCTACACACTCAGTGGGGAAGCCGGCTTGTCAAGCAGAACTTaaacaaattaaaggaagatAACAAGTGA
- the LOC131482163 gene encoding very-long-chain 3-oxoacyl-CoA reductase-like has translation MESRWDVLSALGAVTCVWLLLQAMWAVARGVYVYLLPQVRRGAPWLRAQGAWAVVTGATGGIGKAYAHELARRGLNVVLISRSLSKLEQEAKDIERLHGRQTRVIQADFTRGPEIYTDIAAGLQDLDIGVLGAQPGQLALPCPLPCPRPPELSTDPSVLSRLVNNVGMLYRDSKLKRTLECENPGQDDPTGQGDGPGESDAHVLPTMGWVLFDGTWVQAVAVAA, from the exons ATGGAGTCCAGGTGGGATGTGCTGAGCGCGCTGGGGGCCGTCACCTGcgtgtggctgctgctgcaagCCATGTGGGCGGTGGCCCGTGGAGTGTACGTCTACCTGCTGCCCCAGGTTCGCCGTGGTGCCCCGTGGCTTCGGGCACAGGGAGCCTGGGCAG TGGTCACTGGAGCCACCGGAGGCATTGGCAAGGCCTATGCACACGAG CTGGCCAGGAGAGGTCTCAACGTGGTGCTCATCAGTCGGAGCCTGAGCAAGTTGGAGCAGGAAGCCAAGGACATCG AGCGGCTGCATGGCCGGCAGACTCGAGTCATCCAGGCTGACTTCACCCGGGGCCCAGAGATCTACACGGACATCGCGGCGGGACTGCAGGACCTGGACATAGGAGTCCTGGGTGCGCAGCCAGGCCAGCTCGCCCTCCCCTGCCCGCTCCCCTGCCCGCGGCCTCCCGAGCTGTCCACTGACCCCTCTGTGCTCTCCCGCCTAGTGAACAACGTAGGCATGCTTTACCGGGACAgcaagttgaagaggaccctggAGTGCGAGAACCCTGGACAA GACGACCCCACGGGGCAGGGCGACGGGCCTGGCGAATCAGACGCCCACGTCCTCCCAACGATGGGA TGGGTGCTCTTTGACGGGACATGGGTGCAGGCTGTTGCAGTAGCTGCTTGA